The sequence GGGTTGCCAGTGGTGGGGTGAGAATGTTATGATGTGTGTTGTTACGCCTCAGGGCACAGGCCCATTGGCACCTGCAGTTGGGAAGAGTGGGGCGGCAGGTGTTAGGGGGGAAAAGGCTGGCACGTGGCAGCAGAcctgtgtgaatatgtgtgtggaGGGGCGAACCTGATTCCCCTCCAGGTGTGGGTCCTTGTCAGGCTCCTATTTACTAGCCCCTTGAATCACACAGGCTAGGATCTCCCAGCCACCCAGTCCCCTTTCCTTCATGTATGGGGATCCCCAGGTCACTCTGTCTCCTGCCTAGGAGGAAAATTGTCAGCTGACACTGCTCATTTTGAAACATTTCCAGGGACTCTAGCCAAGGAGACCTGGTGCTGTCCCCATCTTCGGGggtattaggaggaaaaagaggagtCCCCCATCACCTGAAGGTCTCCAAACACAGGTTAATTCCATGGGAACTGAAGGAAAATCAGAAGGGAATGAAGACAGCAAGTCTGCCTTTCATCTCTAGGAGCAGCGCTAATGATAGCAAACATTCAAAGAGAGCtctttatgtgccaggcactactcttttctcattttaactttttattttatattgggatatagctgattaacaatattgtgacagtttcaagcgaacagcaaagggactcagccatacatacacatgtatccattttcctccAAGTTCccatcccatccaggctggccaGGCACTATTTTGAGTGCTTTATATACATGAACTTTCTTAATGCTGCAACAGGTCTATGGGGTAAATAGCATTATGGTGGGTGGGTTTAGTCGCTaggttgtgtcctactcttgcgatcccatggactgtagcctgccagtctcctctgtccatgggactctccaggcaagaatactggagtaggttgccctttccttctccagaggatcttcctgacccaagaatcgagcccgggtctcctgcattgcaggcagattctctaccaactgagctatgaggtagCATTAtgattacccccattttacagatgagaaaactgaggcacagagaggttgagttaCCTCaacaaggtcacacagtgagtggcagggctgggatttgaacccaggcagcctgactGCAGAACCCACACTCTTAGTCACTAATACTAAACCAGCTAATAGATATTTTATCTTCTGGGAGGCAACTCAGCACCATGGTTAGAGTAGTATCTGGAGGAAGACAGGCCAGGGTTTAATGCTGCCTCTGCTATTTACCTGCTAGGGAACTGGGGCAGGtaagcctctctgaacctcagctttctcatctgtaaagtgtggCTAATGACACTGCCCACTTCACAGAGTGGTTTGCGGATCATCAGAGATAAAGACAGCGCAGCTATGTATGGGGTCGGGGTGATTACACAAAGGTGGTGTCCTGTGCTTCCAGGGAGCCTTCCCCCTCATctggtccgcgcccctcccagtCTCTTCCAGCTGTGTTTCACCTCCTGGGCCCCAGATGCCCTGCTCCCCTTTATCTGCCTGgccctggctggtgggctggccaCGTGTTTGGTGTACTTCCAGACACAAGTCAGCCATCGAGGTCCAGGCTCTTatcattgcatgcagagcaaggcCTGCAGCTGGGGGGTGGTTGGGCCTAGGGCAGGCAGCAATCTGCGTCGTGGGTGCACCCTCTAAGGCCCCAGAGGAGCTCAAGGCAGCTATgttctcccctcttctctctcactGATGTCTCAGGACCCCAGCAGGAGGGCCTCCCATTGTACAAACGGGGTGACAGCCCTAGAGAGAGTCTGGGAGCTGCCGGTCAGTGACAGAGAGGCAGCCTGGATGTTTCTGGGTGCTCTGGCTCTGGAGGGACCCTCTCTGCTCTCAGATGGGAAACTAAAACCACAGTGCCTGCCCGAGGAAGGCACTGTTTAGCACCTCAGGGTCGACAAGGTAGAAGCGGCTAGAGATCTGAGGCCCAGGTGGCGACAAgaccagagaaggaagagagaggttaaagatgggagaagaggaaggagaaggggacagggaAGAATAGAACAGGGGGAGAAAAAAGGTgcatgaggacttccctgataatccagtggctaagactccgtgctcccaatgcagggggccctggtttgatccctggtcagggaactagaattcactgcaactaagacccagtgcagccaaataaatattttaaaaataataataataataaaacataattcaaaaaaaagaaaaggttttctCTGCAATACCAGAGACCTCGAATGCCAAGTCCCCTGCAGTAGGGACACCCCATCCTCAGACTTTAGAATTCCCTGCATGGCCATCACTTGCCCTACAACCACCCCAAGGCAGGGACCCTTGCCTTCCTCAGTTTGGGTCAGGGGCTCGCTCACGCCCCTTCTCTAAGGGCTGCAGGACTATCTATTCCTGCAGGACTATCTATTCCCTGTCCTGTTCCCTTCCACACTGCCCAGCCTTCTCTGGCATGGTCTTCCCTCTGCCTCTTGCCACCATTCCTAACAGCTGGACTAGCCCTTCCCATCTCTCAGCCCTTCAAATCCCACCAGTGCTCTGGGGCAAGCGTCAGTATCCCCTCCTTCAGGGACACTCTGCCGCCAACCCCATCAACAAGTCCTACTCTCCCTCCTGCCACAAACATCCTTGGCAACCAGCACAGTCCGCTCACTGCTTGCGTTTGTTTGGGGCACGTGTTTTCTCTTGAACCTCTTCACCTGTCATGTGTTCCTGGCTGGTCTCCCCAGCCAGGACTGTGAGCTTCCGGAGAGCTGAACAGTGTCTTGTTCATCTCAGCTTCCCAGGCTCTATGCCAGGTGTGGAGGGGCACGTTGTCAATCTGACTCAAATCCATGTCGCTACAACACAGTATGCAGCCTGCCGTGGGTGAAGGGGAGAAGGATGTCCCTCCACACCCATTCTGGGCCATAGCAGGCACCCCTGTGTTCTCTTGGGCTGCTCCTCACCTTCCTGGGGTGGGCGTCCTTCCTCTCCAccagagacacaactgagaaaacaGAGGTGCAGAACTCCATGGCCTCCTTGTTGGGTCTTAGTCATCCTGGCTCCCCAGTCCCCGAGCCCCAAGCCTGCAAGGGGGAGCCACTCTTCCACTCTTtcaacatgctttttttttccaatttttattatagttgttTTACCACATTGCATTAATTTCTgatttacagcaaagtgaatcagttatacatatacatatagcctCTCTCTTTTGaattcccttcccatttaggtcacctcaGATCAGCGAGTAGAGTCCGCtgtactatacaataggttctcagtAGTTATCTATTCTATACACAGTAATCAACAGGTATTTATTAAGCGCCTACTACGTGGCAACAATTCTGCTAAGAGTGGTGGATCTGGTGGGGATTGagacatgcaggatctcagtGCTCATGTGGCCTCCCTTTTAGAGGCATCCTCAGatcatacatgggcttccctagtggcttagacagtaaagaattcacctgcaatgcaggagacctgagtcgggaagatcccctggagaagggactggctacccactccagtcttcttgcctagagaacgcTATGGACCGAGGgaactggtgggttacagtccatggagtcgcaaagagaatgacacaactaaatgactaaTACTCAGaccatatatacataaatgaatCAAGAAACCAGAAAATAACAGACTGGGTTAGTGATTGTTAAGGGGGTCAGGAAGGGAATCTGAAGAGCTGGCGTGTGGGGTGGGAAGGGCTAAAGTCGGGGGAAGGACATCCAGGACATGGAcaaagcaggtgcaaaggccctagGGCAGGAAAGGGCTTGGTAAGCAGGCCAGTGGAATAGGTGTTGAGAGAGCAAGAGATGGAGTTCAAGATGGAGTAGGGGAGAGAAGCAAGGCCACATCATCCAGGGCCTGTGAGCCACTCCTAAGGATACCACAGCCCTGTGCCCAGCAAGAAGCAGCCATTTCTGGAAGAAGACGGTGTTTTGTGGAGACTCTCAGCTAAGCTCCCTGAAAGAGGGGCAGGTCATCTCCTGAAGTTAGCTGATTCCTGGGGAGGGGCAGAAAAGGAAGTCAGGTGAGGACTGGTGGATGGAGGAAGGATTTTATTTGAAGAACAACCCCCATCCTCCCAAACACCCTTAGGTTGATGCCAGCCAAGTTTCATCTTGCCTGCACTGTACTGTCTGCATCCCCTGCACACCTGCCCTCACCCCTGCAAACCCAGCTCCTCCCCTCAACCCCCCACTTACACTTCTTTCCTCTAACCattcccccgccccctcctcgtCTCCTAACACTCGGGATCCCACTTCGATCAAATGCAGCCCCCTGGGGAGACGAAGGGGAGACCCCAGGTTGTCCCGTGCCTCACCCAGCCTGTACCATCCCGCCTACCCACCACAGGAACTCCAAGCCCGGGTTATGCTGGGGGCTCAGATCACCGCAGACAATTGAACAATCAGGACAGCACCATGGGGGACCCAGAGGTGAGTCTTTGGTGGTGTCTGCAGGGTTCACACCTGGGGGCTCTGGGGACCCAGCCCTGGACTCCCACCTTCAGAGCCTGATAGCAGCTTCTCACAGGAGTATGAAGATAAACTGGAGGAGATTCTAGACCAAGAGGAATATGAAGACCATGAATCCATCACGATCACAGTGGAAGAGGCAGAAGGTGACACAAttcaggaggaggaggcagaaggtgAGCCCATCTCCCGCCCTCCTGTTGGGATGAGCTGCTGAACCCCATCATTGACAGGTGGGGAGCTTGTCTTTGCCTTCTTCCCCCACTCCACCGGCACAGCCCCAGGGCCAGTTCTCCCGCAATCCTGGCTGATTGAAGGATAAACACTTTTGTTTGAAATGATCACAGGGGGTGACTGGGGCCGGTGGGGGGGCAGGACCAGTCACCCATTACTGTGCCCCGTAGATTTGTGAGCGGGCAGTCAGCCCTGTCTGGAACGAGGACATGAGCCCCCATGCCATTTGTACCCATCCATCTTCTGGGACAAGGTGCTGGGCCTGTTCTGAGAACATTGTTCTGTTTGGAAGTCCAGAAGTCCTGAGAAATGGGGGGCTACAGGGACCCTCAGGGCAGAGAGACATGAGGAAACCTTCCTGGGCTTGTCCAAGGTCTTGGTTGGGGAGCCCTGGGAGGGGACCTGTTTACTGTCAACTGGACTTAAGTGCTGGCAATTGATATAGGAGATAAGAGGCCCCTCTGGGAAATGAGGGCTGGGGGGTTGTGGGGGCCAATATAAAGGCAGCCCCCACCCTGGCTCCCAGAGCTCTGCTTGGAGGTGGTGAGAAGCTGCTGGGCCAGTGAGATTGTTGAGGCAGGTGGGAAATAAGAAGGGAATCTGGTCCCAGAAGGTagcaggagagggaagagaaCTGCTGTTTAGGACTCCCCAATCCCCTTGGAGATGACCCTCCTGTCAGCGCGGGGGGGATGAGCCCCAGGGGTCCTCCACAGGGCTCAGATGGCGAGTGACAGCGCCAGTCTGGGCCAGGAGCAGACAGGGTCCCAGCCAGGGCCAACGAGAAGGAGAGAGGCATCATCCTGTGTGGTCTCCGCATCTCatggggatggggcaggagggTCTTGGGGGGATTGTCTGGGGGCATCGCTAACTGGCTTTGGGGTTTTCAGCTCGGGTCACCCAGCCGACAGACACAGACTACCACACCACATCGAAATACCCAGAAACCCACAAGGTGAGCACCCCAGCGTCCCCCAACCTTCTTTCCTGTGCTGTTCTTGGGACCCATCATTctcccaggggaggggagggacggAGGGAGAGCTACAGCTTTGGGATGGGGAGACTCCACAAACAGAGAAGGAACGGGCATCCTGGGAAATAGGTAGAAGAGGACATCTCCCGGTGAAGGGGGCGACCTGGGCCTCCTTGCACTCATGGGGAGCTCCCTGGACAGAGGTAAACTGACTGCTGGAGGTCTGAGCCCCCAGGTCCGCTGGCTGGGGCCGGGCTGTCAGGTGCCCCTGGAGAAGCACAGAATTACATGCATGCTTTCCTCAACCCAGATttccctccccaggccccccaTGTCATTGCTGGGCACCAGCCTGTGTAGCCAGTTAGGAAATTGGGTCTGCCCTCAGCTAGGCCCCTGGGAGTGGGCCCCTTCTCACGGAAACCCAAGGGCATGCCGAGCCCACGCAGAAACATTAGAGGCAAGAGACAGACCCAGTGACTCCCAAGGCTTTCCGCTCCTCTCCCATGCCCACTCTAGCACCCCTTTTGAGTATCTTCAAATGCCTCTGAAATGGGGCAGGGGCCTGGTCAGGAAGTTGGGGGACAGAAGCAGAGGTGGGGGACCCTCAAGCATCTCCCCACGTGTCACATCTCACTCTATACCCCCAGGTTGTAGCCCCTCTGATGGTTCCCTCTGAGCTTAGGCTCGGTCCTGAGTGCCCCAGGACCCTGGGCCTCTGACAGACACCCCTCAGGGCCTGCGAAGTGCCCACCGTACCCTGGGCTGCCAGTCCCCcccacagccctgccctgggcctgAGGGACTAATTCAAGCCTGTGGGGCCGCAGGTGTACGTGGAACtgcgggaactggtgatggatgAAAAGAACCAAGAGACACAATGGATGGAAACAGCACgctgggtggggctggaggagaacCTGGGCAAAGATGGGATCTGGGGCCGCCCCCACCTGCCTTATCTCAACTTCTGGAGCCTCTTGGAGCTGCAGAAAGCCTTCACCAAGGGTAGGTGAACCctctgctgccctgcatgtaaAGCCCgctgaggggagggggtgggggcagggccagcCAGCTCACCCCTCCACTGCCTGCAGGTACTGTCCTTCTGGATCTGCCGGGGAAATCCCTGACCGAGGTGGCCGAACAGCTGCTGGACAGGTTTATCTTCGAGGGGCAGATCCAGCCAGACGATCGAAGAAATCTGCTCCGGGTCCTGCTGCTGAAACACAGGTGCCCCTGCCTGCTGGGCCCTGGACCCCATGCCCACAGGGCATACCTCCCTAGCCCGCCTGCCCCAAGCTCTGCCCAGGAGCCCCTCCCCACCAGGCTGGGTCGCACTTTTCTTTCACCATGGCTCCTGCCTCTGACACCTCTCAGGCGGTGACCATATCTCCATGCTTAGTTTTGGGGGCCAATGGTCCCCAGGAGGACAGACTCTCAAagtccctccctccatccattcTTCTGGCTCTACCTAGCCAGTCCAGACTGAAGCCACCCGCTTATAACCACAACGTCCTTCCGAGGAGGCCGATTCTCCTTCCACCCCCGGGCCTCTCTAGTCTGGCCGCTGGCGAGTCCCAGTCTCCACTCTGCAAACAGCGTGGCCTGAGCAGCCTTCTCAGCCCATGTCCACTGTGTGTCCTGCAGCCACGCCAGCGACATGGAGGCCCTGGGGGGTGTGAAGCCTGTGGTCGTGACACAGTCTGGGGATGCTTTGGAGGCTCTGCTCCCACAGCATCCGTCCCTGGAGACAGAGCTCTTCTGTGGACAGGTGAGGCTGTGCCGAGGGCATGTGAGGAGACCCGGAAGGCCCTCAACCTGAACGTGGTTCTAAAGGAGAGCGGGTGGGGGATCGGGGGTGGGACGCTCGGGTGTCTAGGGTCCGCAGTGGCCGAGGACTCCCCTCACCACCTCCTCCCAACAGGGAGAGGGTAGCACGGGAGGGCACGCATCTGAAATTCTGGGAAAGAGTCCCCAGGACTGGGAGGCCACCCTGATGCTAGTGGGTAAGTGGCAGTGGGCCCCTTCCCTCATCCCTGCACACTCCCTTCTTCCGCCTCCTGCCCTGGCACAGCCCCTCCGTAAGCCTGGACCCCACCAGCACTGTTCGCGCCCTGCCCCcgtgccccccacctcccccacaggCCTCAGCACCTCACTTCATCCACCCACCAGGCCGTGCCAGCTTCCTGAAGCGGCCGGTGCTGGGCTTCGTGAGGCTGAAGGAGCCGATGGAGCCGGAGCCAAAGCCAGAGGGGTCGGAGGAGCCGGCAGTGCCTGTGCGCTTTCTCATTGTGTTGCTGGGACCTGACAGCCCCAACCTTGACTACACCCAGCTGGGCCGAGCTGCCGCCACCCTCATGTCAGAGAGGGTGAGGAGGGACCGGCGAGGGCCGGGGGAGCGGGGGGCCCTGGGTGGCAGGGGAGGCCCGGCTTACTTTAACGTCACGAGTCTGGCCCGTTCAGTTGGATCTATTCTGTCTGGCCATGGGGATCCAGGCCTGTGTTCTGGCCTAGCCCTGCCTGATCGGGCCTGGTTTAGCCTGGCCCACTGTGTCTTGGTTCTACCTGGTTAGGTCTGATCTGGTCTGCTCTTGTTCCATCTGGTCTGCTACAAGCCACTTGGTTCACTTTAGTTCTTTCTGCTTTCCCCACTCAGGGCCCTGTCTGCCCTTTCTCAGTAgagggtggatggatggaaggacagGGCAGGAAAAACAGATCCTAGCTGGCAGGAGCTGGGTGAAAGGATTCTGATCCCCAGAAGCTTTGGATGTGGCCTCCTGGGTCCTTCTATCCAGCAGGTCCTAGTAGCTCTGACCTTCTCTCCTGCCCCTAGGTGTTCTGGAATGAGGCATACCTGGCCCAGAGCaaggagacgctggttcaatccctggagggcTTCCTTGACTGCAGTCTGGTGCTGCCTCCCTTGGATGCCCCCTCTGAGAAGGCCCTGCTCAGTCTGGTGCCTGTGCAGAAAGAGCTGCTGAGAAGGCGCTACCTGCCCAGCCCTGCCAAGCCCGACCCCAGTCTCTTCAAGGACCTAGgtacctgccctgccctgcccagcccAAGTTTTTTTGAGCCCCCAGACCCCCAGCACGGCCCTGTGAGCCCCTGTGAGCCCCTGGCTCCCCCTCCCTGTCCtcatccctcccagcctcccggatGACCCCATTCCCATCAGGCATGTCCTCCTCgattcccctctcccctcacctccccctTCAATCCTCTGTGACCATGGTCCTGCCCTCCACTACAGACGTGAGGAAAGGTCCAGGGGACACCCCAGAAGACCCTCTGAAGCGGACAGGCAGTCTCTTCGGGGGACTGGTGCGTGACATCCGGCGCCGCTACCCCCACTACCTGAGTGACATCACAGATGCCTTGAGCCCCCAGGTCCTGTCTGCCATCATCTTCATCTACTTCGCCGCTCTGACCCCCGCCATCACCTTCGGCGGCCTCCTGGGTCAGTACCTCCATGTGTCCCACTAACCCTCACCTCTGACCCTCTGGCCTACGTATCATCCCCAATTTTGCCCTGATCTGACACTCTGGGCCCCTACATCAGCTTACCCGTGAAATGATCTTGACCTTGACCACACCTCCTCCCACAGGAGACAAGACCCAGAACATGATGGGAGTGTCAGAACTGCTCCTCTCCACTGCATTGCAGGGCATCATCTTTTCCCTGCTGGGGGCTCAGCCCCTGCTCGTGTTGGGCTTCTCGGGACCCCTGCTTGTGTTTGAGGAAGCCTTCTACTCGGTAACTCTATTCTGGCCCCACTGTGACCCTGTAACTGGCCCCCGGCCCCACCTGCTTAATGCATGGTGCCTGGGCCCATGTATCTGACCCCAGCTCCCTCTGACCACCCTACAGTTCTGCCAGACTAACAACCTGGAGTACATTGTGGGCCGTGTGTGGATTGGCTTCTGGCTCATCCTgctggtggtgttggtggtggccTTCGAGGGCAGCTTTCTGGTCCGCTTCATCTCCCGCTACACCCAGGAGATTTTCTCCTTCCTCATCTCCCTCATCTTCATCTATGAGACCTTCTACAAGCTGGTCACGGTGAGGGCTGCAGGAGTGTTAGAGGCGTGCgcgtccatgtgtgtgtgtctgtgtgtgtgtgtgactgtgccCAAGCTATGTGTCTGTGGGTGTCATTGCACTAGTGTCTGTT comes from Muntiacus reevesi chromosome 18, mMunRee1.1, whole genome shotgun sequence and encodes:
- the SLC4A1 gene encoding band 3 anion transport protein is translated as MDEKNQETQWMETARWVGLEENLGKDGIWGRPHLPYLNFWSLLELQKAFTKGTVLLDLPGKSLTEVAEQLLDRFIFEGQIQPDDRRNLLRVLLLKHSHASDMEALGGVKPVVVTQSGDALEALLPQHPSLETELFCGQGEGSTGGHASEILGKSPQDWEATLMLVGRASFLKRPVLGFVRLKEPMEPEPKPEGSEEPAVPVRFLIVLLGPDSPNLDYTQLGRAAATLMSERVFWNEAYLAQSKETLVQSLEGFLDCSLVLPPLDAPSEKALLSLVPVQKELLRRRYLPSPAKPDPSLFKDLDVRKGPGDTPEDPLKRTGSLFGGLVRDIRRRYPHYLSDITDALSPQVLSAIIFIYFAALTPAITFGGLLGDKTQNMMGVSELLLSTALQGIIFSLLGAQPLLVLGFSGPLLVFEEAFYSFCQTNNLEYIVGRVWIGFWLILLVVLVVAFEGSFLVRFISRYTQEIFSFLISLIFIYETFYKLVTIFQEHPLQKNYQQDVLTIPKPQAALPNTALLSLVLMAGTFFLAMMLRKFKNSSYFPGKLRRIIGDFGVPISILIMVMVDALVQDTYTQKLSVPEGLAVSNPAERDWLIHPLGIHVEFPIWMMFASALPALLVFILIFLESQITTLIISKPERKMVKGSGFHLDLLLIMGMGGVAAIFGMPWLSATTVRSVTHANALTVMTKDSTPGAASQIQGVKEQRISGLLVAVLVGVSILMGPILRHIPLAVLFGIFLYMGVTSLSGIQLFDRILLLLKPRKHYPDVPYAMRVKTWRMHMFTIIQIVCLVILWVVRSIKQISLALPFILILTVPLRRFLLPLIFQDMELKFLDADDVKPILDEQNGQDEYDEVVMPV